Proteins from a genomic interval of Toxotes jaculatrix isolate fToxJac2 chromosome 5, fToxJac2.pri, whole genome shotgun sequence:
- the LOC121182197 gene encoding sodium channel protein type 4 subunit alpha B-like isoform X5 yields the protein MMSRKISFFEFWRSQKERGALLKRADELRLQPAQLKCLLGDSAVRSELQNTRMASLLPPVGTEVFRRFIPASLEEIQQRHEAEEKERQRRNNKEVEDKGLPKRATHLEAGKPLPFIYGDPPPELLNTPLEELDPFYQSQKTFIVLSKGNIIHRFNAESTCYLLSPFSPMRTTATRILIHSLFRLFILLTLLTNCVFMIIGYPPAWSRTVEYVFTAIYTFEVVIKILSRGLCVGRFTFLRDPWNWLDIMVICTAFLTHSVYVGKLSVLSTIPRGLKMISVYPGVKRTAGALIQSVKRLTAVIVLMVFVLSILALIGLQLFMGNLRQKCVKWPESQSLGNLTDTGNQTGSSDFDFHKYISQPGNLYFLPGQLDALLCGNISDAGVCPDGYVCVRAGSNPNYGYTSYDSFGWSLLALFRLMTQDFWENLFQLMLQTAGKTFVIIFMLLVFPVCFCLISLFLVMVAMASVEQHMARVAEAKQKEDEFIQIQEVMKRREEKEEEEEEAACRVELSEQQDSAPQKKNSAGVITCPPCCLAVLRWNCCGCWRWLKQRLYTLITNPFFDFGIVVCIVIDCIFFAMEHYPMTEEFAELLSIANLVFTGIYTAEMILKLLALDPYGYFQVRWNIYESIVVIVCWLELIFIDVEGLSILVGVEVVMRMLRLARWWPTLHMFMKVIWTSVRALRNLTLVLLIMVFLFTIAGTQLFHEDYGNVCRIPENCRLPRWHMYDFFHTFILIFRALCGEWIETMWDCMEVSGPTMCLIFYMTVLVIGNLLVLNLFLALLLNFFNNDNPKEKEENNVQIAVAQIKGRVTRTRIWILQHMWTLLGKRNYMKPDHKVADSTKECLGLTCVTSDQPASDVKAPGGKYDSTTFRRVPEAEAEIEFKTPENEEKEEKKQQQDEDNANHRENTPEDCCCDSCYRCCPFLDADTSRGPGRVWSNFRRACFSVVQHKYFETFIIFIILLSSAALVFEDVHLQQRQVLQMVLDKADQVFAYLFLLEMVLKWIGCGFRKYFTSAWCWLDFLILAVSLVSIALGMLGYSELGAGLSLKTVRALRPLRALSRFQGLRVVLKVLGVTLPAMCDVLFVVLFVWCIFSITGVHLFAGKFYYCFNETSDDLFFSEDLNNKTECLSLIQQNYTEVRWKNTKNNYDTVSAGYLSLLQVATFKGWMDIMYSAVDSRQVESQPAFESNLYMYLYFICFIIIGRFFTFNFFIRVFINTLDQLRHKFGGKHVFMTEEQQKHLWAMKKLFSKKPQKPVPRPQNKCQALLFDLVTKQCFEVFMVVVICLNMVTLMVETQEDSMEKEFILHWFNFSFYLVFFIEFLLKITALRQHYFSDYLNILDFVIIFFSTVDLFIADLVEKYFFPQSLLPILRLGRISRIIHLFRWAQRIQTLLAAFMMSLPALFNICLLLFLLMFTFSSFGMFSFAHVKKEAMINDTFNFETFVNSMICLFTIITTAGWDGLLFPILNTPPDCDPDFETPGSAVRGNCGSPTVGIVFFTSYIILSMLLVVHLFIAVILETFSVEDIERLSDGDLQMFYKAWRKFDPDGSQVIQYSQLSDFCDALHGPLRIPKPNTIKLIHMDLPLLPGDKIHCVDVLLTLTAQVFGDSGETDALKATMEEKFTANNSCKVSYEPISSTLRRRQEEIAATVIQRAYRKHLLQDRDGEETVPESAGGASGAPGV from the exons ATGATGAGCagaaaaatttcattttttgagttttggaggAGCCAGAAGGAGCGAGGAGCGCTCCTGAAGAGAGCCGACGAGCTGAGACTTCAACCTGCACAGCT GAAGTGCTTGCTAGGCGACAGTGCAGTCCGGTCAGAGCTGCAAAACACCAGAATGGCATCTCTGCTGCCCCCTGTTGGTACAGAGGTCTTCAGGCGCTTCATACCGGCCTCGTTGGAGGAGATCCAACAACGACATGAAGCTGAGGAGAAGGAGCGACAGAGGAGAAATAACAAAGAG GTAGAGGACAAAGGCCTTCCCAAACGAGCCACTCACCTAGAGGCTGGGAAGCCCCTCCCATTCATCTATGGAGACCCGCCCCCTGAGCTTCTCAACACCCCACTGGAGGAGCTGGATCCCTTCTACCAATCACAGAAG acGTTCATTGTGCTCAGTAAAGGAAACATCATCCACAGGTTTAATGCTGAGTCAACCTGTTACCTACTGAGTCCCTTCAGTCCTATGAGGACCACCGCCACCAGGATCCTCATTCACTC TTTGTTCCGTTTGTTCATCCTGCTGACGCTTCTGACCAACTGCGTGTTCATGATCATAGGTTATCCTCCAGCATGGAGCAGGACTGTGGA GTATGTGTTCACAGCCATCTACACGTTTGAAGTCGTCATAAAGATTCTGTCGCGAGGCCTCTGCGTCGGACGCTTCACCTTCCTCAGAGATCCCTGGAACTGGCTGGACATCATGGTCATCTGCACGGc ATTTCTGACGCACTCTGTCTATGTGGGGAAACTTTCTGTACTGAGCACGATTCCCAGAGGGCTGAAGATGATCTCAGTCTACCCAG GTGTGAAGAGGACTGCCGGAGCGCTCATCCAATCAGTGAAGAGGCTGACTGCTGTCATCGTCCTGATGGTGTTTGTCCTCAGCATCTTggctctgattggtctgcagctCTTCATGGGAAATCTGAGGCAAAAATGTGTCAAATGGCCTGAGTCGCAGTCGCTTGGCAACCTGACCGACACTGGCAACCAAACAGGAAGCAGTGACTTTGATTTCCACAAGTACATCAGCCAACCAG GGAATCTCTACTTCCTCCCTGGTCAGCTGGATGCTCTGCTGTGTGGAAACATCTCTGATGCCGG GGTCTGTCCGGACGGTTACGTCTGTGTGAGGGCGGGCAGCAACCCGAACTACGGATACACAAGCTATGACTCGTTTGGTTGGTCTCTGCTGGCTCTGTTCAGACTGATGACCCAGGACTTCTGGGAAAACCTGTTCCAGCTG atgtTGCAAACAGCAGGTAAAACCTTCGTGATCATCTTCATGCTCCTCGTCTTCCCTGTCTGTTTCTGCCTCATCAGCCTCTTCCTGGTCATGGTTGCTATGGCATCCGTCGAGCAGCACATGGCCAGAGTTGCCGAAGCCAAACAGAAAGAAGATGAGTTCATTCAGATCCAggaggtgatgaagaggagggaagagaaggaggaggaagaagaggag gcggCCTGCAGAGTGGAGCTCTCAGAGCAACAGGACTcagcaccacagaagaagaattcAGCTGGAGTAATAACGTGTCCTCCGTGTTGTTTGGCCGTCCTGAGGTGGAACTGTTGTGGCTGCTGGCGGTGGCTCAAACAGCGGCTCTACACCTTAATCACGAACCCGTTCTTCGACTTTGGGATCGTCGTCTGCATCGTGATTGACTGTATCTTCTTCGCCATGGAGCATTATCCCATGACAGAGGAGTTCGCAGAGCTGCTGAGCATCGCAAACCTG GTTTTCACAGGGATCTACACAGCTGAGATGATCCTCAAACTTTTGGCCTTGGACCCGTACGGTTACTTCCAG gtGCGCTGGAACATTTACGAGAGCATCGTTGTCATCGTCTGTTGGTTGGAGCTGATTTTTATTGATGTTGAGGGCCTGTCCATACTGGTTGGTGTTGAAgtggtg ATGCGGATGCTGAGACTGGCCCGGTGGTGGCCAACCCTCCACATGTTCATGAAGGTTATCTGGACCTCAGTCCGGGCCCTGAGGAACCTGACTCTTGTTCTGTTGATCATGGTCTTCCTCTTCACCATTGCTGGCACGCAGCTGTTCCACGAGGATTATGGAAACGTCTGTCGCATTCCAGAGAACTGTAGGCTTCCTCGCTGGCACATGTACGACTTTTTCCACACCTTCATCCTTATCTTCAGGGCCCTGTGTGGCGAGTGGATTGAGACCATGTGGGACTGCATGGAAGTCTCAGGTCCGACCATGTGTCTGATCTTCTACATGACGGTCCTGGTCATCGGAAACCTGCTG GTCCTGAATCTGTTCCTGGCCTTATTGCTGAACTTTTTCAACAACGACaatccaaaagaaaaagaggaaaacaacgTACAAATTGCCGTTGCCCAGATCAAAGGGAGGGTGACGCGCACCAGGATCTGGATCCTACAACATATGTGGACTTTGCTGGGAAAGAGGAACTACATGAAACCCGACCACAAAG TGGCCGACAGTACGAAGGAATGCCTGGGTTTGACCTGCGTGACCTCAGACCAGCCAGCGTCAGACGTTAAGGCCCCTGGAGGTAAATACGACAGCACCACCTTCCGGAGGGTTCCCGAGGCCGAGGCCGAGATTGAATTCAAGACGCCTGAGAacgaagagaaagaagagaaaaagcaaCAA CAGGATGAAGACAATGCAAATCATAGAGAAAACACACCTGAggactgctgctgtgaca gttgTTACCGTTGCTGTCCATTCCTGGATGCGGACACGTCCCGGGGCCCGGGGAGGGTGTGGTCTAACTTCAGGAGAGCCTGTTTCTCTGTTGTACAACACAAATACTTTGAGaccttcatcatcttcatcatcctgcTGAGCAGTGCAGCTCTG gtGTTTGAGGACGTCCACTTACAGCAGCGTCAGGTCTTACAGATGGTTCTGGACAAGGCCGATCAGGTGTTCGCGTACCTGTTCCTGCTGGAGATGGTTCTCAAGTGGATCGGCTGTGGATTCAGGAAGTACTTCACCAGCGCCTGGTGCTGGCTCGACTTCCTCATCTTGGCG GTGTCTCTGGTGTCAATCGCGCTAGGCATGCTGGGATACTCTGAACTGGGAGCCGGCCTGTCCCTGAAGACTGTGAGAGCTCTGAGGCCCCTGAGGGCCCTGTCTCGCTTCCAGGGCCTGAGG GTGGTGTTGAAGGTTCTGGGTGTAACCCTCCCGGCCATGTGTGAcgtgttgtttgtggttttgttcgTCTGGTGTATCTTCAGCATCACTGGAGTGCATTTATTTGCTGGAAAGTTCTACTACTGCTTTAATGAGACATCAGACGATCTGTTCTTTTCGGAGGACTTGAACAACAAGACAGAGTGTCTGTCTCTGATACAGCAGAACTACACTGAAGTTCGCTGGAAGAACACGAAGAATAACTATGACACCGTGAGCGCAGGCTACCTGTCACTGCTGCAAGTG GCAACATTTAAAGGCTGGATGGACATCATGTATTCAGCAGTGGACTCCAGACag gtggaGTCTCAGCCAGCGTTTGAGTCCAACTTGTACATGTACCTGTACTTCATCTGTTTCATCATCATTGGCCGCTTCTTCACCTTCAATTTCTTCATCAGAGTCTTCATCAACACGCTGGATCAGCTAAGACACAAG TTTGGAgggaaacatgttttcatgacggaggagcagcagaaacatttgTGGGCCATGAAAAAACTGTTCTCCAAGAAACCTCAGAAACCGGTTCCACGACCCCAG AATAAATGCCAGGCTCTGCTCTTTGACCTGGTGACCAAACAGTGTTTCGAGGTCTTCATGGTGGTGGTGATCTGCCTGAACATGGTGACTCTGATGGTGGAGACGCAGGAGGACAGCATGGAAAAGGAGTTCATTTTACACTGGTTCAACTTCTCTTTTTACCTCGTCTTCTTCATCGAGTTCCTCCTGAAGATCACTGCGCTCAGACAGCACTACTTCTCCGACTACTTGAACATCCTTGActttgtgattattttcttcTCCACCGTAG aTCTTTTCATAGCTGATTTGGTGGAGAAGTATTTCTTCCCACAGAGCTTACTGCCTATTCTCCGATTGGGTCGGATCAGTCGTATCATCCATCTCTTTCGCTGGGCCCAGAGGATCCAGACGTTACTTGCGGCCTTTATGATGTCACTGCCTGCCCTCTTCAacatctgcctcctcctcttcctcctcatgttCACCTTCTCCAGCTTCGGCATGTTCAGCTTCGCCCATGTGAAGAAGGAGGCCATGATAAACGACACGTTTAACTTCGAGACTTTTGTGAACAGCATGATTTGTCTGTTTACAATAATCACAACAGCTGGATGGGATGGTCTTCTTTTTCCCATCCTGAACACGCCTCCGGACTGCGACCCAGACTTTGAGACCCCGGGATCTGCTGTGAGAGGGAACTGCGGCAGTCCAACAGTGGGCATCGTCTTCTTCACCTCCTACATCATCTTGTCCATGCTGCTGGTGGTCCACCTGTTCATTGCCGTCATTCTGGAGACCTTCAGTGTGGAGGACATCGAGCGGCTGAGTGATGGCGACCTGCAGATGTTTTATAAAGCCTGGAGGAAGTTCGACCCCGACGGCTCACAGGTCATACAGTACAG TCAGCTGTCAGATTTCTGCGACGCTCTGCATGGTCCTCTGAGGATTCCCAAACCAAACACCATCAAACTGATCCACATGGATCTGCCTCTACTTCCTGGAGACAAGATTCACTGTGTGGATGTCCTGCTCACACTTACTGCACAG GTGTTCGGTGATTCGGGAGAGACGGATGCTCTCAAAGCCACAATGGAGGAAAAGTTCACTGCCAACAACTCATGCAAG GTGTCGTACGAGCCAATCAGCAGCACCCTGcggaggagacaggaggaaatTGCGGCAACAGTGATACAGAGAGCGTACAGGAAACACCTCCTGCAGGACAGAGATGGCGAGGAGACGGTGCCTGAGTCTGCAGGCGGCGCTTCAGGTGCTCCAGGTGTTTAA